In one window of Brassica rapa cultivar Chiifu-401-42 chromosome A07, CAAS_Brap_v3.01, whole genome shotgun sequence DNA:
- the LOC103828549 gene encoding protein DETOXIFICATION 6 isoform X2, with the protein MEDPLLPEDAQCTTGNPKPTQTWRMDFTAELKNVSRMAAPMATVTVAQFLLPLISVMVAGHRGELQLSGVALATSFANVSGFSIMFGLVGALETLCGQAYGAKQYSKLGTFTYSAIASNVPICVLISILWIYMDKLLISIGQDHDISKVAGSYAVWLIPGLFAQAVQQPVTRFLQTQGLVLPLLYCALSTLLFHIPVCWILVYTFGLGSNGAALAISLSYWFNVLSLACYVRFSSSCEKTRGFVSDDFVSGVKQFFQYGIPSAAMTCLEWWLFELLILSSGLLPNPKLETSVLSVCLSTGSLHYVIPMGIAAAVSTRIANELGAGNPEVARLAVFAGICLWLLEAAICSTILFISRNIFGYAFSNSKEVVDYVTELAPLLCLSFIVDGFSAVLGGVARGSGWQHIGAWANVVAYYLIGAPVGLFLAFWCHMNGKGLWIGVIFGSSSQGIILAIVTACMSWNEQASKARKRIVVGTSSFGNEIV; encoded by the exons ATGGAAGATCCTCTTTTGCCGGAAGACGCGCAGTGTACCACCGGGAATCCAAAGCCAACGCAGACATGGCGGATGGATTTTACGGCGGAGCTGAAGAACGTCAGCCGCATGGCCGCACCTATGGCCACCGTGACCGTTGCTCAGTTTCTATTGCCTCTTATATCGGTCATGGTAGCCGGCCACCGTGGCGAGCTCCAGCTCTCGGGCGTTGCTCTTGCCACCTCCTTCGCTAACGTCTCCGGCTTCAGCATCATG TTTGGATTAGTGGGTGCACTTGAGACTCTGTGTGGCCAAGCTTATGGAGCCAAACAATACTCCAAACTCGGAACCTTCACGTACTCTGCAATCGCCTCCAACGTACCCATTTGCGTTCTCATTTCGATTCTCTGGATTTACATGGACAAATTATTGATTTCCATCGGACAAGACCATGACATCTCCAAAGTAGCTGGCTCCTATGCGGTTTGGCTTATACCGGGTTTGTTCGCTCAAGCGGTGCAACAACCTGTAACTCGGTTTCTCCAGACTCAGGGTTTAGTTCTACCTCTTCTCTACTGTGCTTTAAGCACACTGTTGTTCCATATACCTGTTTGCTGGATTCTGGTCTACACTTTTGGTCTCGGAAGCAATGGAGCAGCCTTGGCTATTAGCCTGTCTTACTGGTTTAACGTATTGAGTCTCGCTTGTTATGTGAGATTCTCCAGTTCTTGCGAGAAGACTCGTGGCTTCGTGTCCGATGATTTCGTATCTGGCGTCAAACAGTTTTTCCAGTATGGAATACCATCAGCAGCAATGACTTG CTTAGAGTGGTGGTTGTTCGAGCTCCTTATATTGTCCTCAGGACTCCTCCCTAATCCGAAACTCGAGACCTCTGTTCTTTCGGTTTG TCTTTCAACAGGATCTTTACACTATGTCATACCAATGGGTATCGCGGCTGCTGTGAG CACAAGGATTGCAAACGAATTGGGTGCTGGGAATCCGGAGGTTGCTAGGCTTGCAGTGTTTGCTGGTATTTGCCTTTGGCTCCTAGAGGCTGCCATTTGTAGCACAATTCTCTTCATTTCCAGGAATATTTTCGGCTACGCCTTTAGCAACAGCAAAGAAGTTGTGGACTATGTGACAGAGCTAGCTCCTTTACTCTGTCTCTCGTTTATTGTAGACGGGTTTTCAGCAGTTCTTGGGG GTGTTGCTAGGGGAAGTGGGTGGCAACATATTGGAGCTTGGGCAAATGTGGTGGCTTATTATCTCATTGGAGCTCCGGTTGGACTTTTCTTAGCGTTTTGGTGTCACATGAATGGTAAAGGGCTATGGATCGGTGTGATCTTTGGTTCTTCATCGCAAGGCATCATACTTGCTATAGTCACTGCTTGCATGAGTTGGAACGAACAG GCTTCCAAAGCAAGAAAAAGAATAGTTGTAGGGACTTCTTCGTTTGGCAATGAAATTGTTTGA
- the LOC103828549 gene encoding protein DETOXIFICATION 6 isoform X1 → MEDPLLPEDAQCTTGNPKPTQTWRMDFTAELKNVSRMAAPMATVTVAQFLLPLISVMVAGHRGELQLSGVALATSFANVSGFSIMFGLVGALETLCGQAYGAKQYSKLGTFTYSAIASNVPICVLISILWIYMDKLLISIGQDHDISKVAGSYAVWLIPGLFAQAVQQPVTRFLQTQGLVLPLLYCALSTLLFHIPVCWILVYTFGLGSNGAALAISLSYWFNVLSLACYVRFSSSCEKTRGFVSDDFVSGVKQFFQYGIPSAAMTCLEWWLFELLILSSGLLPNPKLETSVLSVCLSTGSLHYVIPMGIAAAVSTRIANELGAGNPEVARLAVFAGICLWLLEAAICSTILFISRNIFGYAFSNSKEVVDYVTELAPLLCLSFIVDGFSAVLGGVARGSGWQHIGAWANVVAYYLIGAPVGLFLAFWCHMNGKGLWIGVIFGSSSQGIILAIVTACMSWNEQASKARKRIVEGTSSFGKGIA, encoded by the exons ATGGAAGATCCTCTTTTGCCGGAAGACGCGCAGTGTACCACCGGGAATCCAAAGCCAACGCAGACATGGCGGATGGATTTTACGGCGGAGCTGAAGAACGTCAGCCGCATGGCCGCACCTATGGCCACCGTGACCGTTGCTCAGTTTCTATTGCCTCTTATATCGGTCATGGTAGCCGGCCACCGTGGCGAGCTCCAGCTCTCGGGCGTTGCTCTTGCCACCTCCTTCGCTAACGTCTCCGGCTTCAGCATCATG TTTGGATTAGTGGGTGCACTTGAGACTCTGTGTGGCCAAGCTTATGGAGCCAAACAATACTCCAAACTCGGAACCTTCACGTACTCTGCAATCGCCTCCAACGTACCCATTTGCGTTCTCATTTCGATTCTCTGGATTTACATGGACAAATTATTGATTTCCATCGGACAAGACCATGACATCTCCAAAGTAGCTGGCTCCTATGCGGTTTGGCTTATACCGGGTTTGTTCGCTCAAGCGGTGCAACAACCTGTAACTCGGTTTCTCCAGACTCAGGGTTTAGTTCTACCTCTTCTCTACTGTGCTTTAAGCACACTGTTGTTCCATATACCTGTTTGCTGGATTCTGGTCTACACTTTTGGTCTCGGAAGCAATGGAGCAGCCTTGGCTATTAGCCTGTCTTACTGGTTTAACGTATTGAGTCTCGCTTGTTATGTGAGATTCTCCAGTTCTTGCGAGAAGACTCGTGGCTTCGTGTCCGATGATTTCGTATCTGGCGTCAAACAGTTTTTCCAGTATGGAATACCATCAGCAGCAATGACTTG CTTAGAGTGGTGGTTGTTCGAGCTCCTTATATTGTCCTCAGGACTCCTCCCTAATCCGAAACTCGAGACCTCTGTTCTTTCGGTTTG TCTTTCAACAGGATCTTTACACTATGTCATACCAATGGGTATCGCGGCTGCTGTGAG CACAAGGATTGCAAACGAATTGGGTGCTGGGAATCCGGAGGTTGCTAGGCTTGCAGTGTTTGCTGGTATTTGCCTTTGGCTCCTAGAGGCTGCCATTTGTAGCACAATTCTCTTCATTTCCAGGAATATTTTCGGCTACGCCTTTAGCAACAGCAAAGAAGTTGTGGACTATGTGACAGAGCTAGCTCCTTTACTCTGTCTCTCGTTTATTGTAGACGGGTTTTCAGCAGTTCTTGGGG GTGTTGCTAGGGGAAGTGGGTGGCAACATATTGGAGCTTGGGCAAATGTGGTGGCTTATTATCTCATTGGAGCTCCGGTTGGACTTTTCTTAGCGTTTTGGTGTCACATGAATGGTAAAGGGCTATGGATCGGTGTGATCTTTGGTTCTTCATCGCAAGGCATCATACTTGCTATAGTCACTGCTTGCATGAGTTGGAACGAACAG GCTTCCAAGGCAAGAAAACGAATAGTTGAAGGGACTTCTTCGTTTGGCAAGGGAATTGCTTGA